One segment of Pseudobythopirellula maris DNA contains the following:
- a CDS encoding PEP-CTERM sorting domain-containing protein (PEP-CTERM proteins occur, often in large numbers, in the proteomes of bacteria that also encode an exosortase, a predicted intramembrane cysteine proteinase. The presence of a PEP-CTERM domain at a protein's C-terminus predicts cleavage within the sorting domain, followed by covalent anchoring to some some component of the (usually Gram-negative) cell surface. Many PEP-CTERM proteins exhibit an unusual sequence composition that includes large numbers of potential glycosylation sites. Expression of one such protein has been shown restore the ability of a bacterium to form floc, a type of biofilm.), whose product MKLTAMLALTALAMGLATPARAADPWADAVVDFDLGTGGAAGFDDPAATLGSPTHTTAPASPYGGPVTPFNAPYGEGEMLSIGEGGWLTVRFDEPVTNHAMNPYGIDLLLFGNSFMLLSGFPADATTTASGFGGEGGIVELSADGSVWVEATGVEADGLYPTLGYRDITDPFPTTALVPSDFTRPVDPSIAAADFNGLTTAQIVALYDGSGGGAGVDIGAYGLSEISYVRVSNPVGSGATPEIDGFADVRPAPEPAALALVVLGAAGWISRRR is encoded by the coding sequence ATGAAATTAACCGCCATGCTCGCCCTGACGGCCCTCGCGATGGGCCTCGCCACGCCCGCCCGCGCCGCCGACCCATGGGCCGACGCCGTCGTCGATTTCGACCTCGGCACGGGGGGTGCGGCCGGCTTCGACGACCCGGCGGCGACGCTCGGCTCGCCCACGCACACCACCGCCCCCGCCAGCCCGTACGGCGGGCCCGTCACGCCGTTCAACGCCCCTTACGGTGAAGGCGAGATGCTGTCGATCGGCGAGGGGGGCTGGCTGACCGTCCGCTTCGACGAGCCGGTTACCAACCACGCGATGAACCCTTACGGAATCGACCTGCTGCTGTTCGGCAACTCGTTCATGCTCCTGAGCGGCTTCCCCGCCGACGCGACGACCACGGCGAGCGGATTTGGCGGCGAGGGGGGAATCGTCGAACTGAGCGCCGACGGCTCCGTGTGGGTCGAGGCGACCGGCGTCGAAGCCGACGGCCTTTACCCGACGCTCGGCTACCGCGACATCACGGATCCGTTCCCCACAACGGCTCTTGTGCCGAGCGACTTCACACGGCCGGTCGATCCGTCGATCGCGGCCGCCGACTTCAACGGGCTCACCACGGCCCAGATCGTTGCGCTGTACGACGGCTCGGGCGGCGGCGCCGGCGTCGACATCGGCGCCTACGGCCTGAGCGAGATCAGCTACGTGCGGGTGAGCAACCCGGTCGGGTCGGGCGCAACGCCGGAGATCGACGGCTTTGCCGACGTGCGTCCTGCTCCCGAGCCCGCGGCGCTGGCTCTCGTCGTGCTGGGCGCGGCGGGCTGGATCAGCCGACGACGTTGA
- a CDS encoding AbrB/MazE/SpoVT family DNA-binding domain-containing protein has product MTTNLVPHGDGLAIVIDPAYLESIRATADTPLQIACDGKSLIITPADERVGEDDKLFDEAVEMVHERFGNAMKKLAE; this is encoded by the coding sequence ATGACCACCAATCTCGTCCCCCACGGCGACGGCCTCGCGATCGTGATCGACCCGGCGTACCTCGAGTCGATCCGCGCAACCGCCGACACCCCGTTGCAAATCGCCTGCGACGGCAAGTCGCTTATCATCACCCCCGCCGATGAGCGGGTGGGTGAGGATGACAAGTTATTTGATGAGGCGGTCGAAATGGTCCACGAGCGGTTTGGCAACGCGATGAAAAAGCTTGCCGAGTGA
- the bioD gene encoding dethiobiotin synthase, translated as MHGLFITGVGTEVGKTHVATLIAQQLAQSGVRVGVYKPVASGCRKTDDGLVADDAVALWQAAGKPLTLDAVCPQRFAAPLSPHRAAWAEETRVDSELLRSGVDAWRDACDVLVVEGAGGLLSPLSDDDYNADLAADLGFPLVVVAANRLGVINDTLQTVLTAHAYAAANRIDTDLRLAGVVLNDIASDGGPPGDESTASNLEDLEERCPAPILAHSRWNGGFDRRVDWVALAGQAQEG; from the coding sequence ATGCACGGACTCTTTATCACCGGCGTTGGAACCGAGGTCGGCAAGACGCACGTCGCGACGCTCATCGCCCAGCAGCTCGCCCAGAGCGGCGTGCGCGTGGGTGTCTACAAGCCGGTCGCCAGTGGCTGTCGTAAGACAGATGACGGCCTGGTGGCCGACGACGCCGTCGCGCTCTGGCAAGCGGCGGGCAAGCCGCTCACGCTCGACGCGGTCTGCCCGCAACGTTTCGCCGCGCCGCTCTCGCCCCACCGGGCGGCTTGGGCTGAAGAGACGCGGGTCGACAGCGAGTTGCTGCGCAGCGGCGTCGACGCGTGGCGCGACGCCTGCGACGTGCTGGTCGTCGAGGGCGCCGGCGGGCTGCTATCGCCACTCTCGGACGACGACTACAACGCCGACCTAGCCGCCGACCTCGGCTTTCCGTTGGTCGTTGTCGCCGCCAATCGGTTGGGGGTGATCAACGACACGCTGCAGACCGTGCTCACGGCGCACGCCTACGCGGCCGCCAATCGGATCGACACCGATCTGCGTCTGGCGGGCGTGGTGCTCAACGACATCGCCTCCGACGGCGGCCCCCCAGGGGACGAGAGCACCGCGTCGAACCTGGAGGACCTCGAGGAGCGCTGCCCGGCGCCGATTTTGGCGCACTCTCGTTGGAACGGCGGCTTCGATCGCCGGGTCGATTGGGTTGCGCTGGCGGGGCAGGCTCAAGAAGGCTGA
- a CDS encoding DUF6498-containing protein yields MPTTNARLTGDDPSDGASWCKASPRQIAEPVESRHNRVMKLLSENVDYETFRRASVWTLLAANLLPLLGVLLFGWRTFDVVLLYWLENVVIGVVNVLKLAVLWPPGRPIASTLAKLFCIPFFVFHYGFFCVGHGLFLISLLGERGQLLADESSGQKLEGVFGELAHTLQDEVSAWQLVSIALLAMSHLVSFFTNFIGRGEFRRTGVKAQMFKPYGRIIVLHIAILVGGVIAMKLGSPVYVLVVMVVGKTLLDLALHLASHREGDVLAVTGTQPR; encoded by the coding sequence TTGCCGACCACCAACGCACGATTAACTGGTGACGATCCTAGCGACGGGGCGAGCTGGTGTAAAGCATCGCCAAGGCAAATTGCGGAACCCGTTGAAAGTCGGCATAACAGAGTGATGAAACTACTGAGCGAGAATGTCGACTACGAGACTTTCCGCCGCGCCTCGGTCTGGACGCTCTTGGCGGCGAACCTGCTGCCACTCTTGGGCGTGCTGCTGTTCGGTTGGCGCACGTTCGACGTGGTGCTGCTCTACTGGCTCGAGAACGTCGTGATCGGCGTCGTCAATGTGCTGAAGCTGGCGGTCCTCTGGCCGCCCGGCCGGCCGATTGCGAGCACCTTGGCCAAGCTGTTTTGCATCCCTTTTTTCGTTTTCCACTACGGCTTCTTTTGCGTGGGACACGGGCTGTTCTTGATCTCCCTGCTGGGCGAGAGGGGGCAACTCCTCGCGGATGAGTCGTCCGGTCAGAAACTCGAAGGCGTCTTCGGCGAACTGGCCCACACCTTACAAGACGAGGTCTCCGCCTGGCAGCTTGTGTCGATTGCCCTGTTGGCGATGAGCCACCTCGTCTCCTTCTTCACCAACTTCATCGGCCGTGGCGAGTTCCGCCGCACCGGAGTCAAGGCACAGATGTTCAAGCCGTACGGGCGGATCATCGTGCTCCACATCGCTATCCTCGTCGGCGGCGTGATTGCGATGAAGCTCGGCTCGCCTGTCTACGTGCTGGTCGTGATGGTGGTCGGCAAAACGTTGTTGGACCTTGCTTTGCATCTGGCGTCGCACCGCGAAGGCGACGTGCTTGCCGTCACGGGCACTCAACCGCGATGA
- a CDS encoding DUF1559 family PulG-like putative transporter, whose product MATSLSTKHRSAARRAAERAAGFTLVEVLVVVAIIGVLIALLLPAVQAARESARRVHCTNNLKQIGLAIALHADRQEELPVGCEGCRRSPTRLASWNTRLLPFLERTELADRYDTSQAAYSAANRPVITTAVAEFLCPSTPGGKLRDESFAWREAAYTDYGGLYGVEGLGHDKPPGEPGPQTLAAPYLGAMLYEEPTALREVTDGASHTVAVAESLLRRVAEMVWANGQNLFAQEKSTPINSASELGGDLGGPHPGGALAAFVDGHVAWLPNDTEQLVLNALLTRAGGEAIHE is encoded by the coding sequence ATGGCGACCTCCCTCTCCACCAAGCATCGCTCCGCCGCAAGGCGGGCGGCCGAACGCGCAGCCGGCTTCACGCTGGTTGAGGTGCTGGTGGTCGTGGCGATCATCGGCGTGCTGATCGCTTTGCTGCTGCCAGCGGTGCAGGCGGCTCGTGAGTCGGCCCGCCGCGTCCACTGCACGAACAACCTCAAGCAGATCGGGCTCGCCATCGCGTTGCACGCCGACCGCCAAGAGGAATTGCCGGTCGGCTGCGAGGGCTGCCGGCGGTCGCCCACCCGGCTGGCGTCTTGGAACACGCGGCTGCTGCCATTTCTTGAACGCACCGAACTGGCCGACCGCTACGACACTTCACAAGCCGCCTACAGCGCGGCGAACCGGCCGGTGATCACCACCGCCGTGGCCGAGTTCCTCTGCCCCAGCACGCCGGGCGGCAAGCTCCGCGACGAGTCGTTCGCCTGGCGCGAGGCGGCCTACACCGACTACGGCGGCCTGTACGGCGTCGAGGGCCTGGGCCACGACAAGCCGCCCGGAGAGCCCGGGCCGCAAACGCTCGCCGCGCCGTACCTCGGCGCGATGCTCTACGAAGAGCCGACCGCCCTGCGCGAGGTGACCGACGGGGCGTCGCACACCGTGGCCGTGGCCGAGTCGCTGCTGCGGCGTGTGGCCGAGATGGTGTGGGCCAACGGCCAGAACCTGTTCGCCCAAGAGAAATCGACGCCGATCAACTCGGCCTCAGAACTCGGCGGCGACTTGGGCGGCCCCCACCCGGGCGGCGCGCTCGCCGCCTTTGTCGACGGCCACGTGGCGTGGCTGCCCAACGACACCGAGCAACTCGTGCTCAACGCCCTGCTCACCCGCGCCGGAGGCGAAGCGATCCATGAATAG
- a CDS encoding type II toxin-antitoxin system VapC family toxin — translation MNALLLDTGVIVALLDRREEHHRQCNELVMSTEALMITCEAVITEACFLLRRVPGAADDVLDNVERGEFQIPAQLTPRVKSVRRLMKKYADTPMDFADACLVDLANEAGTGRILTLDRDFQVYRWGRNRAFELLVDLE, via the coding sequence GTGAACGCCCTGCTGCTGGACACCGGGGTGATCGTCGCCCTGCTCGATCGGCGCGAAGAGCACCACCGGCAATGCAACGAGCTCGTCATGAGCACCGAGGCGCTGATGATCACGTGCGAAGCGGTTATCACGGAGGCGTGCTTCCTGCTGCGCCGTGTCCCGGGCGCCGCGGACGACGTATTGGACAACGTGGAGCGTGGTGAATTCCAGATCCCCGCTCAACTCACCCCGCGGGTGAAGAGCGTTCGTCGCTTGATGAAAAAGTACGCCGACACGCCGATGGACTTCGCCGACGCCTGCCTGGTGGACCTCGCCAACGAGGCGGGCACGGGGCGCATCCTCACGCTCGACCGCGACTTCCAGGTCTACCGCTGGGGCCGCAATCGCGCGTTCGAGTTGCTGGTTGATCTGGAGTGA
- a CDS encoding type II toxin-antitoxin system death-on-curing family toxin — translation MAAAYLYHLVQNHPFLDGNKRIGSASAIVFLTLNGVQIEADEEGVVELTLRVATGAAEKPVIAEFFRSRAQGAKP, via the coding sequence ATGGCCGCCGCGTACCTCTACCATCTGGTGCAGAACCACCCCTTCCTGGATGGCAACAAACGTATCGGCTCTGCTTCGGCGATCGTCTTTCTTACGCTCAACGGCGTTCAGATTGAAGCCGACGAAGAGGGGGTGGTTGAACTCACCCTCCGGGTCGCCACCGGCGCCGCCGAGAAGCCGGTGATCGCCGAATTCTTCCGCAGTCGTGCTCAAGGCGCTAAGCCTTGA
- a CDS encoding shikimate dehydrogenase family protein, with protein MSSSSLLDKCCLISPSVSGDPTHFMIQRTFEAEGLDWRFVSFEVAPERLAEALRGADALGFRGVKLLDPYRQAAAAMAAEGSLGPIGLSERAAQTGFVTGFSRPSLDAPLSGDDLSGPALVETLAPLGPLRGKRVALLGASGPAASLAVSLVESGVAELLVADPDNEAATQFVERITAGAAGETAVSPIDWQGAWLELPDGLDMVVASACWPRHEDGRVAKAVAAELNERMVVADLRVGSSRSPLLRAAAERGATGVEGLQVLVRESALSLQAWTGQPINPTVLSEAAEEFLGV; from the coding sequence GTGTCTAGCTCCTCCCTTCTCGATAAGTGCTGCCTAATCAGCCCCTCGGTGAGCGGCGACCCGACCCATTTCATGATCCAGCGGACCTTCGAGGCCGAGGGCCTCGATTGGCGGTTCGTCTCTTTTGAGGTCGCTCCCGAACGCCTGGCCGAGGCCCTGCGCGGCGCCGACGCGCTCGGGTTCCGCGGCGTCAAGCTGCTCGACCCGTACCGCCAGGCCGCCGCCGCGATGGCCGCCGAGGGGTCGCTCGGCCCGATCGGCCTGTCGGAGCGGGCCGCCCAAACCGGCTTTGTGACCGGTTTCTCCCGCCCGAGTCTCGACGCCCCGCTCAGCGGCGACGACCTCTCGGGCCCCGCCCTGGTCGAGACCCTCGCGCCGCTCGGCCCGCTGCGCGGCAAGCGCGTCGCGTTGCTCGGCGCGTCGGGGCCGGCCGCCTCGCTCGCCGTCTCGCTCGTCGAGTCCGGAGTCGCCGAGCTGCTCGTGGCCGACCCCGACAACGAGGCCGCCACGCAGTTCGTCGAACGCATCACGGCTGGCGCCGCCGGCGAAACGGCCGTTTCGCCGATCGACTGGCAAGGCGCGTGGCTCGAGCTGCCTGACGGCCTCGACATGGTCGTCGCCTCGGCCTGCTGGCCCCGGCACGAAGATGGCCGCGTGGCCAAGGCGGTGGCCGCCGAATTGAACGAACGGATGGTCGTGGCCGACCTGCGGGTCGGTTCGTCGCGCTCGCCGCTCTTGAGGGCCGCCGCCGAGCGCGGCGCCACGGGCGTCGAGGGCCTGCAGGTGCTCGTTCGCGAGTCGGCCCTCTCGCTCCAGGCCTGGACCGGCCAGCCGATCAACCCCACGGTCCTCAGCGAAGCGGCCGAAGAGTTCCTCGGCGTCTGA
- a CDS encoding DUF6498-containing protein has protein sequence MPKILGDLLTADVLKRPSVWPLLAANALPLLGVLLFGWSTFEIVLLYWLENVVIGVVNVLKIITCSPDPGLVGEVKNPQMRNAMRDTFGEPAAGQWTAAKLFFVPFFTMHYGIFCLVHGVFVFVLLGPGGLADSGFGNAGPRFFGLGAAGATVLSGWLLLAFAALASSHLYSFFTNYLGRGEYRRTTPPDLMAQPYGRVVALHMAIVLGAFATVLLGSPIVLLVILVAGKTLLDLKLHLREHAKAESPLAEPDPNA, from the coding sequence ATGCCGAAGATCCTGGGGGATTTACTCACCGCCGATGTCTTAAAACGCCCGTCGGTATGGCCGCTCTTAGCCGCCAACGCTTTGCCGCTCTTGGGCGTGCTGCTGTTCGGCTGGAGCACGTTCGAGATCGTGCTGCTCTACTGGCTCGAGAACGTTGTAATTGGCGTGGTGAACGTGCTGAAGATCATCACCTGTTCGCCCGACCCCGGCCTTGTGGGCGAGGTGAAGAACCCGCAGATGCGAAACGCGATGCGCGACACGTTTGGCGAGCCAGCGGCTGGTCAGTGGACGGCGGCCAAGCTGTTCTTCGTTCCTTTTTTCACCATGCACTACGGCATTTTCTGCTTAGTGCACGGCGTGTTTGTGTTCGTGCTTCTCGGCCCCGGGGGGCTGGCCGATAGTGGGTTCGGCAACGCGGGGCCGCGCTTCTTCGGGCTTGGCGCCGCAGGGGCGACCGTGCTGAGCGGTTGGCTGTTGCTGGCGTTCGCCGCGTTGGCCTCCAGCCACCTCTACTCGTTCTTCACAAACTACCTGGGCCGTGGCGAGTACCGCCGCACGACGCCCCCCGACCTGATGGCGCAGCCCTACGGCCGGGTGGTCGCTTTGCACATGGCGATCGTGCTGGGGGCATTCGCCACGGTGTTGCTCGGTTCGCCGATCGTGCTGCTAGTGATCCTGGTTGCGGGCAAAACTCTGCTCGACTTGAAGCTCCACCTGCGGGAGCACGCGAAGGCGGAATCCCCACTCGCCGAGCCGGACCCCAACGCGTAG
- a CDS encoding PEP-CTERM sorting domain-containing protein: protein MLRTPFSLRVLFSGALLALAPLQSAHAGLQSAMTGALTGLPAAETTTVSLSDLIITLPDLPTAPQSQADDPDYQDLKFIDPVLSTKAAAEYRGGPEFDYDPETGGVTVFAPPMLGPADEFGVRTSYYPRTVRIDSAGHLSPAPVFPHLTQYARNLPPSGIVIYFTQAQEPPIDPADDPSYVPLEGAYSSINIGLYDNSVSVSLSSAGSGGAEVVFSRLLAEGLSDSMFGVGIGAPRPGEPWAQQYADPSPEIQVVVEYSQTNFVSPGRYSYGFLATPTFGVPEPGALALLAMAGACFFANRRRSI, encoded by the coding sequence ATGCTGCGCACCCCTTTTTCTTTGCGGGTTCTGTTCTCGGGAGCCCTGCTAGCACTCGCGCCGTTGCAATCGGCTCACGCCGGCTTGCAGAGCGCGATGACCGGGGCGCTCACCGGCCTGCCGGCGGCGGAGACGACCACCGTCTCCTTGAGTGACCTCATCATCACGTTGCCCGATTTGCCGACGGCTCCGCAGAGCCAGGCCGACGACCCCGACTACCAAGACCTCAAGTTCATCGACCCCGTGCTGTCGACCAAGGCGGCGGCCGAGTACCGCGGAGGGCCGGAGTTCGACTACGACCCCGAGACGGGCGGCGTGACGGTCTTCGCCCCACCGATGCTGGGGCCGGCGGACGAGTTTGGGGTCAGAACGAGCTACTATCCCCGGACTGTCAGGATCGACTCGGCAGGCCATTTGTCTCCTGCGCCGGTGTTTCCGCACCTAACGCAATACGCCCGAAATCTTCCTCCAAGCGGGATCGTCATCTACTTCACACAGGCGCAAGAGCCGCCGATTGATCCAGCAGACGACCCGTCGTATGTGCCGCTCGAAGGAGCTTATTCTAGCATCAATATAGGCCTCTACGACAACAGCGTGAGCGTCTCGCTCTCAAGTGCCGGGAGCGGTGGCGCAGAAGTCGTTTTCTCGCGCTTGCTAGCCGAGGGGTTGTCGGATTCTATGTTCGGCGTGGGTATCGGTGCTCCCCGACCGGGAGAGCCGTGGGCCCAGCAATACGCCGACCCCAGTCCCGAGATTCAGGTCGTGGTTGAGTACAGCCAAACGAACTTCGTGTCTCCGGGTAGATACTCCTACGGCTTTTTGGCCACGCCCACCTTCGGCGTGCCCGAGCCGGGGGCGTTGGCCCTGTTGGCGATGGCTGGCGCTTGCTTTTTCGCAAATCGTCGCCGGAGTATATGA
- a CDS encoding glycosyltransferase family 87 protein produces the protein MPAPFAPLLAIALPESLRSEHVLWVLALPVLAAIVVATLWRSRLSEAGRAWSKRLTVATIVAFTLLNLAIFAHINLKPRDWDYKYFWLWGAAAAEGTNPYDRENLLRIAEPLGLSQELIDELACYYPPPSLLQFWPFGYLPFRAALLAWNVTMLAGMLLALWLLCDTFASGRRRDLAPALLAVALAFWPSSATVAFSQQNYWILVTLLLFWRSRGRPIGGFWLAVGVAFKPLTLLVLLHPLLHGRWKSLLAAAGGMALLTLAAVVVLGPEVFAQFLEREGISAQYRITQGVNQSLPGTLLRWQMGATAEGADLLFQSPWIVATMTLVGAATAWVVWRSRGAGEPFALGALLAMTLLVYPGTLSHYAVHLLPAMALLLVGLGCENESVERGPKTAAAALIAALAFAAFKATFFSTLIVWLAMCYEARRLERPSLKA, from the coding sequence ATGCCCGCCCCCTTCGCGCCGCTGCTCGCGATCGCCCTGCCCGAATCGCTCCGCTCGGAGCACGTGCTGTGGGTGCTCGCTTTGCCCGTGCTCGCCGCGATCGTCGTCGCCACGCTGTGGCGCAGCCGGCTCTCGGAGGCGGGGCGTGCGTGGAGCAAGCGGCTGACGGTCGCGACGATCGTCGCCTTCACGCTGCTCAACCTGGCGATCTTCGCCCACATCAACCTGAAGCCGCGCGACTGGGACTACAAATATTTCTGGCTCTGGGGCGCCGCCGCCGCCGAGGGAACGAACCCATACGATCGCGAGAACCTGCTGCGTATCGCCGAGCCCTTGGGCCTGAGCCAAGAGCTCATCGACGAGCTGGCGTGTTACTACCCGCCGCCGTCGCTGCTGCAGTTCTGGCCGTTTGGCTACTTGCCGTTCCGCGCGGCGCTGCTGGCGTGGAACGTGACGATGCTCGCGGGCATGCTGCTCGCCTTGTGGCTGCTGTGCGACACGTTCGCCAGCGGCAGGCGTCGCGACCTGGCGCCCGCGCTGCTGGCCGTGGCGCTGGCGTTCTGGCCCTCGTCGGCGACCGTCGCCTTCTCGCAACAGAACTATTGGATCCTCGTCACGCTGCTGCTGTTCTGGCGGTCGCGCGGGCGGCCGATCGGCGGGTTCTGGCTGGCGGTGGGCGTGGCGTTTAAGCCCCTCACCCTCTTGGTGCTGCTCCACCCGCTGCTCCACGGCCGCTGGAAGTCGCTGCTCGCCGCGGCCGGCGGCATGGCGCTGCTGACCCTGGCGGCCGTCGTCGTGCTCGGCCCCGAGGTCTTCGCCCAGTTCCTCGAGCGCGAGGGGATCAGCGCTCAGTACCGCATCACGCAGGGCGTGAACCAGTCGCTCCCCGGCACGTTGCTCCGCTGGCAAATGGGGGCGACGGCCGAGGGCGCCGACCTGCTTTTCCAATCGCCTTGGATCGTGGCCACGATGACCCTGGTCGGCGCCGCCACGGCGTGGGTCGTGTGGCGTTCGCGCGGCGCCGGCGAGCCGTTTGCCCTCGGCGCCCTGCTAGCGATGACGCTGCTCGTCTACCCCGGCACACTATCGCACTACGCGGTCCACCTGCTGCCGGCGATGGCGCTCTTGCTCGTTGGCTTGGGCTGCGAGAACGAATCGGTCGAGCGTGGCCCTAAGACCGCGGCCGCCGCGCTGATCGCCGCCCTCGCCTTCGCGGCGTTTAAGGCGACCTTCTTCTCGACGCTCATTGTCTGGCTGGCGATGTGCTACGAGGCCCGCCGGCTGGAGCGCCCATCGCTCAAGGCTTAG
- a CDS encoding DNA topoisomerase IV subunit A gives MAKKRPVKKKAVLPKKKAQLTPRDKRTMQSLVGLADGVVNAANKRRDPYVDIPSRTLSNVRYSARKRIIEMGSGKNRRQLFDLSQAKAYMRTMLVASGTKRLLDQGKTTSLRGLYYMLKHTIENTKENTFDEQGECDTIIEDVEVLLSSIREELHLYAENRGAMVGAITLTDRGDTIDCRRMGSGGYAIPSIVEPEVIELDRKKCDADFILHVEKGTVWQRFNEDRFWEKHNCILTHGAGQPPRGVRRLLHRMHNELKLPIYCVLDNDPWGYYIYSVLKQGSINLAFESQRMAIPEAKYLGLRSIDYDRCDLSESVKIALTDSDRKRAKQIAKYPWFEKKPKWQTEIKRMLTNDFKLEVESLISKDISYVTEVYVPERLEAQDWLD, from the coding sequence ATGGCGAAGAAACGCCCCGTCAAGAAGAAGGCCGTCCTCCCCAAGAAGAAGGCCCAGCTCACACCGCGCGACAAGCGTACCATGCAGAGCCTCGTCGGCTTGGCCGACGGCGTGGTGAACGCCGCCAACAAGCGCCGCGACCCGTACGTCGACATCCCCAGCCGCACGCTGTCGAACGTACGCTACTCGGCCCGCAAGCGGATCATCGAGATGGGCAGCGGCAAGAACCGCCGCCAGCTCTTCGATCTCTCGCAGGCCAAGGCGTACATGCGCACGATGCTCGTCGCCAGCGGCACGAAGCGGCTGCTCGACCAGGGCAAGACCACGAGCTTGCGGGGTCTCTACTACATGCTCAAGCACACGATCGAGAACACGAAGGAGAACACCTTCGACGAACAGGGCGAGTGCGACACGATCATCGAGGACGTCGAGGTGCTGCTCTCGAGCATCCGCGAGGAGTTGCACCTCTACGCCGAGAACCGCGGCGCGATGGTCGGCGCCATCACGCTCACCGACCGCGGCGACACGATCGACTGCCGCCGGATGGGCTCGGGCGGCTACGCGATCCCCTCCATTGTGGAACCCGAGGTGATCGAGCTCGACCGCAAGAAGTGCGACGCCGACTTCATCCTGCACGTCGAAAAAGGAACGGTCTGGCAACGGTTCAACGAGGACCGCTTCTGGGAGAAGCACAACTGCATCCTGACGCACGGCGCCGGCCAGCCGCCGCGCGGCGTGCGGCGGCTGCTGCACCGCATGCACAACGAGTTGAAGCTGCCGATCTACTGCGTCTTGGATAACGACCCGTGGGGGTACTACATCTACAGCGTGCTGAAGCAGGGCTCGATCAACCTGGCGTTCGAGTCGCAGCGGATGGCGATCCCCGAGGCCAAGTACCTGGGCCTCAGGAGCATCGACTACGACCGCTGCGACCTGAGCGAGAGCGTCAAGATCGCGCTGACCGACAGCGACCGCAAACGCGCCAAGCAGATCGCCAAGTACCCGTGGTTTGAGAAAAAGCCGAAGTGGCAGACCGAGATCAAGCGGATGCTCACCAACGACTTCAAGCTGGAAGTCGAATCGCTGATTTCTAAGGACATCAGCTACGTGACGGAGGTCTACGTGCCGGAACGGCTCGAGGCGCAGGACTGGCTCGACTGA